Proteins encoded together in one Prunus dulcis chromosome 3, ALMONDv2, whole genome shotgun sequence window:
- the LOC117623188 gene encoding geranylgeranyl pyrophosphate synthase 7, chloroplastic-like, with product MALFSTIPSYENSALLRNPNIALNKSPSPRISIGSLRLISLKIRATHTQVADSSSVQPLLTKPLEITQLPIFQFDEYLSMKAKKVEKALNEAVPLQYPKKIHRAMRYSLLAGVKRVRPVLCLASCELVGGDQSLAIPTACAVEMIHTMSLIHDDLPCMDNDDLRRGKPTNHKAFGEETAILAGDALLSLAFEHIAAKTTKVVSPERVVRAIAELGSAVGSSGLVAGQIVDILSEGKEVTLEELEYIHVHKTAKLLEASVVCGAIIGGGNEGEVERMRKYARCIGLLFQVVDDILDVTKSSEELGKTAGKDLASDKATYPKLMGIEGAKNFAAKLVAQAIEELAHFDAAMAAPLYCLANYIANRQT from the coding sequence ATGGCTCTTTTCTCAACCATTCCAAGCTATGAAAACTCAGCCCTTCTCAGAAATCCTAATATTGCTCTCAACAAAAGTCCTAGCCCTAGAATATCAATTGGTAGCCTCAGGCTCATTTCCTTGAAGATTAGGGCCACACATACACAAGTTGCTGACTCATCTTCAGTCCAACCATTGCTCACCAAACCACTTGAAATTACCCAGTTGCCCATATTCCAATTTGATGAGTACCTGTCCATGAAGGCAAAGAAGGTGGAGAAAGCTTTGAATGAGGCTGTGCCCTTGCAATACCCCAAGAAAATCCATAGGGCAATGAGGTACTCACTTTTAGCCGGCGTAAAGCGTGTGCGTCCGGTTCTATGCCTTGCTTCGTGTGAATTAGTTGGAGGGGATCAGTCTCTGGCAATCCCAACAGCTTGTGCCGTTGAAATGATCCACACCATGTCACTTATTCATGATGATCTTCCTTGCATGGACAACGACGATCTTCGTCGTGGAAAGCCCACAAACCACAAGGCTTTTGGGGAAGAAACCGCTATTTTAGCCGGTGATGCCCTCCTCTCCCTTGCCTTTGAGCACATAGCGGCTAAGACCACAAAAGTGGTCTCCCCTGAACGCGTGGTTCGGGCCATTGCCGAGCTTGGTTCAGCCGTAGGGTCATCAGGCCTCGTGGCGGGTCAAATTGTTGACATTTTGAGTGAAGGTAAAGAAGTGACACTAGAAGAATTGGAGTACATACATGTGCATAAAACCGCGAAGCTCCTCGAGGCTTCGGTGGTTTGCGGGGCAATAATTGGAGGAGGGAATGAAGGTGAGGTAGAGAGGATGAGGAAGTATGCAAGGTGCATAGGGTTGTTGTTTCAAGTTGTTGACGACATTCTGGATGTGACAAAGTCGTCGGAGGAATTGGGAAAGACGGCTGGGAAGGACTTGGCAAGCGACAAGGCCACATATCCAAAGCTCATGGGCATTGAAGGGGCAAAGAATTTTGCTGCTAAGTTGGTGGCTCAAGCAATAGAAGAGCTTGCTCATTTTGATGCTGCTATGGCTGCTCCATTATATTGTTTAGCCAACTACATTGCCAATAGACAGACTTAG
- the LOC117623187 gene encoding probable splicing factor 3A subunit 1, whose protein sequence is MVLSSDQMGSFLHLAVPPDDGNLGPIPASQVKDEKQLGEEVSKTTTNLSSSSSSSSVSTHTRAIGIIHPPLEIRIVLDKTAEFVAKNGPGFEKRVVAENTGNQKFNFLISSSPFHAYYQHRLLEFCAKNQSSGQQQQQQPSLQQPAADPSAQFKPVLKVLETPEAEEYTVRLPQGITGEDLDIIMLTAQSVARNGKSFLTALVNREINNPQFHFLMIRTPRMSTFFSFLVDAYSKVVMPPKGLTEKLKKSVADMETVLERCVRRLEWERSQEQAKQKAEDEIEQERIQMAMIDWYDFSVIETINFADDEDEDLPPPMALDEVMRRSKVTDMEEDIVQPGEQVEMEMDEEEMQLVEEGFMTEDPEPPLRIVNNWKRPEDRILAQRDPTKYVISPITGELIPINEMSEHMRISLIDPKYQEQKERMFVKLRETTLAQDDEISRNILGLARTRPDIFGTTEEEVSNAVKAEIERKKDEQPQQVIRDGHTESTSRTENHVLNNDARNLPGPAAPPLSRPRVVQYQSVRPPPPGSRFTVMQVPRAYNPLAVPPPTMQMMPPPPLPQGMPPPPLPEEPAPKRQKLDDSTLIPEDQFLAQHSGPIHITVSVPNVDEGNLKGQLLEIMVHSLSENVGSLKEKISGEIQLPANKQKLSGKPGFLKDNMSLAYYNVGAGETLTLSLRERGGRKRFH, encoded by the coding sequence ATGGTGCTCAGCTCAGATCAGATGGGTTCCTTTTTGCACTTAGCGGTTCCTCCTGATGACGGAAACCTTGGTCCTATTCCAGCATCCCAAGTGAAGGATGAGAAGCAATTGGGTGAGGAGGTTAGCAAAACCACAACCAacttgtcttcttcttcttcttcttcttcagtttCGACGCATACTAGGGCTATTGGGATCATTCATCCTCCCCTAGAAATCAGAATCGTTCTCGACAAAACTGCCGAATTCGTGGCAAAGAATGGACCCGGATTTGAGAAAAGGGTCGTTGCTGAGAATACTGGAAATCAAAAGTTCAACTTTTTGATTTCCTCAAGCCCTTTTCACGCATATTATCAGCATCGCTTGCTTGAGTTCTGTGCTAAAAATCAGTCTTCTGgacagcaacagcaacagcaaccTTCTTTGCAGCAGCCTGCAGCAGATCCCTCTGCCCAGTTTAAACCAGTGCTCAAAGTGCTCGAAACACCCGAAGCTGAGGAGTATACTGTTCGGCTTCCTCAAGGAATTACTGGGGAAGATTTGGATATTATTATGCTCACAGCCCAGTCCGTGGCTCGAAATGGGAAATCGTTTTTGACAGCATTGGTAAACAGGGAAATCAATAACCCCCAGTTCCATTTTCTGATGATTCGTACCCCTAGAATGTCTacgtttttctcttttcttgtaGATGCGTATTCGAAGGTGGTGATGCCGCCCAAGGGTTTGACAGAGAAGCTTAAGAAAAGTGTTGCAGACATGGAAACTGTGCTTGAAAGGTGTGTGCGTCGGCTGGAGTGGGAACGTTCACAAGAGCAGGCAAAGCAGAAGGCTGAAGATGAGATTGAGCAGGAAAGGATACAAATGGCTATGATTGATTGGTATGATTTTTCTGTGATTGAAACAATAAACTTTGCCGATGATGAAGACGAGGATTTACCTCCTCCAATGGCCCTTGACGAGGTTATGAGGAGAAGCAAGGTCACTGATATGGAAGAAGATATTGTTCAGCCTGGTGAGCAGGTGGAAATGGAAATGGATGAAGAAGAGATGCAGCTTGTTGAGGAGGGCTTCATGACAGAGGATCCAGAACCACCACTGAGAATTGTGAACAATTGGAAGAGACCTGAGGACAGGATCCTTGCCCAAAGAGACCCAACAAAGTATGTCATTTCTCCAATCACTGGGGAGCTTATCCCTATCAATGAGATGTCTGAACACATGAGGATTTCTCTAATTGATCCAAAATATCAAGAGCAGAAAGAAAGGATGTTTGTTAAGCTTCGGGAGACTACGCTTGCTCAGGATGACGAAATCTCAAGAAACATTCTGGGCCTTGCACGAACCCGCCCTGACATTTTCGGTACCACAGAGGAAGAAGTTTCTAACGCAGTCAAGGCTGagattgaaagaaagaaagatgagcAACCACAACAGGTCATCCGGGATGGTCACACTGAAAGCACTAGCCGCACAGAAAATCATGTCCTTAACAATGATGCAAGAAACCTTCCTGGTCCTGCAGCTCCTCCTCTGTCTAGACCCCGAGTTGTCCAATATCAATCAGTTAGACCACCCCCACCCGGTTCTCGGTTTACAGTCATGCAAGTTCCCCGAGCTTATAACCCCCTTGCTGTTCCTCCACCTACAATGCAGATGatgccaccaccaccattgcCTCAGGGGATGCCTCCACCACCACTTCCAGAAGAACCTGCGCCAAAGCGGCAGAAGCTTGATGATTCTACGCTTATTCCAGAAGATCAGTTTTTGGCACAGCATTCGGGACCCATCCACATCACAGTATCCGTCCCCAATGTTGATGAAGGTAATCTGAAGGGACAACTTTTGGAGATTATGGTGCACTCTTTATCTGAAAATGTTGGAAGtctgaaagaaaaaatctcTGGGGAGATCCAGCTTCCTGCAAACAAGCAGAAACTGAGTGGAAAACCTGGTTTTCTCAAGGACAATATGTCGCTTGCATATTACAATGTCGGAGCAGGAGAAACACTTACTCTTTCATTAAGAGAGCGTGGTGGAAGAAAGCGATTTCATTAA
- the LOC117622957 gene encoding glutathione S-transferase DHAR3, chloroplastic has translation MSTTARIHPAASTVLSSTIKHHLLRPPPTAVVFRTNPNSVRRRGAIRTLTVAAAAPFEVCAKASVTVPNKLGDCPFCQRVLLTLEEKNLPYDLKLVDLANKPEWFLKINPEGKVPVINLNEKWVADSDVITQALEEKYPDPPLAAPPEKASVGSKIFSTFIGFLKSKDPKDGTEQALLNELISFNDYLKENGPFINGKEVSAVDFSLGPKLYHLEIALGHFKDWSVPDSLPYVKSYMKSIFSLDSFVKTSALKEDVIAGWRPKVLG, from the exons ATGTCGACGACCGCCAGAATTCATCCAGCAGCCTCTACAGTGCTCTCCTCCACCATCAAACACCACCTCCTCCGACCGCCTCCAACCGCTGTCGTATTCAGAACCAATCCCAACTCCGTCAGGCGTCGCGGAGCCATAAGAACCCTCACTGTGGCAGCGGCTGCCCCTTTCGAAGTTTGTGCCAAAGCCTCCGTCACTGTTCCCAACAAGCTCGGCGACT GTCCATTTTGTCAAAGGGTGTTGCTGACTCTAGAGGAAAAGAATCTCCCTTATGACCTGAAGTTGGTGGACTTGGCTAACAAGCCAGAGTG GTTCTTAAAGATTAATCCAGAAGGTAAAGTACCTGTGATAAATCTGAATGAGAAATGGGTTGCAGATTCAGATGTTATCACACAAGCTTTGGAAGAAAAGTATCCAGATCCACCTTTGGCAGCCCCCCCTGAGAAGGCTTCAGT TGGGTCTAAGATCTTCTCCACATTTATTGGGTTCCTTAAGAGCAAAGACCCCAAAGATGGAACAGAACAAGCATTGCTAAATGAACTTATCTCTTTCAATGATTATCTCAAAGAAAAT GGTCCTTTCATCAATGGGAAGGAGGTTTCTGCTGTAGATTTTTCACTTGGACCCAAGTTGTATCATCTAGAGATTGCTTTGGGGCATTTTAAAGATTGGTCAGTTCCAGATTCCCTTCCATATGTGAAGTCTTACATGAAG AGTATATTCTCACTGGATTCATTCGTCAAAACTAGTGCCCTGAAAGAAGACGTCATTGCGGGTTGGCGGCCGAAAGTCTTGGGTTAA